Proteins encoded together in one Acanthochromis polyacanthus isolate Apoly-LR-REF ecotype Palm Island chromosome 12, KAUST_Apoly_ChrSc, whole genome shotgun sequence window:
- the fli1rs gene encoding fli-1 proto-oncogene, ETS transcription factor-related sequence isoform X2, whose amino-acid sequence MHVKVEMMSPGGYSQTSRQSPEPTEPEWGGSAAQNAGKRGEHVNGTSRESPVDCSVTKRSRHMSSDGAPLPYQASYPEPRVSPQTATPPSSTTEEKRVIVPADPEVWTQDHVRQWLDWAIKEYVLEEVDVVLFQALDGKALCKMTKEDMMRLTSAYNADILLSHLSYLRQSSPTFSYSSNPTNTPPPPPQQQQPPRLQVKAESGFDEISRRNSWPPNTMTAVPKGSSMEHQHSTRVTEPPSRIVQDPYQTLGPISSRLANPEGQALSSSKNRTGKQSPYKLPDPSAHRPVGSGQIQLWQFLLELLSDSNNASIITWEGTNGEFKMTDPDEVAKRWGERKSKPNMNYDKLSRALRYYYDKNIMTKVHGKRYAYKFDFQGISQAHQNHAAEGGIVKYQTEMSYVQPYHSHQPKMNFMGGHPAPMPVSPGNFFGPPSTYWNSPNSPIYPGSAMTRHPATHSHLSSYY is encoded by the exons ATGCACGTAAAGGTGGAGATGATGTCGCCTGGCGGGTACAGCCAGACCTCCAGACAGAGTCCAGAGCCCACCGAGCCGGAGTGGGGGGGCTCAGCGGCACAAAACGCCGGAAAGAGAGGCGAACACGTCAACGGGACCAG CCGGGAGTCTCCGGTGGACTGCAGCGTCACCAAGCGCTCTAGACACATGAGCAGCGACGGGGCCCCGCTGCCGTACCAGGCCTCGTACCCGGAGCCTCGGGTCAGCCCCCAGACCGCCACCCCGCCCAGCAGCACCACCGAGGAGAAGAGGGTCATCGTGCCGGCAG ATCCTGAGGTTTGGACGCAGGACCACGTACGGCAGTGGTTGGACTGGGCCATCAAGGAGTATGTCCTGGAGGAGGTGGACGTTGTGCTGTTCCAAGCACTCGACGGCAAGGCCCTGTGCAAGATGACTAAAGAAGACATGATGCGGCTCACGTCGGCCTACAACGCAGACATCCTCCTCTCACACCTCAGTTACCTCCGACAGA GTAGCCCCACGTTCTCGTACTCCTCCAATCCCACAAAcactccacctccaccaccacaaCAGCAGCAACCACCCAGACTGCAGGTCAAAGCAG AGAGCGGTTTTGATGAGATCAGCCGCAGGAACAGCTGGCCGCCAAACACCATGACTGCAGTGCCCAAag GTTCTTCCATGGAGCACCAACACAGCACACGAGTTACAGAACCTCCTTCAAGAATTGTACAAG atCCGTATCAAACATTAGGGCCCATCAGCAGCCGACTGGCCAACCCAG AAGGCCAAGCCCTCAGCTCATCCAAGAACCGAACGGGCAAACAAAGTCCATACAAGCTCCCTGACCCCAGCGCTCACAGGCCTGTGG GCTCGGGGCAGATCCAGCTGTGGCAGTTCCTCCTGGAACTGCTGTCTGACAGCAACAATGCCAGCATCATTACCTGGGAGGGCACAAACGGCGAATTCAAGATGACCGATCCAGACGAGGTGGCCAAGCGCTGGGGCGAACGCAAGAGCAAGCCCAACATGAACTACGACAAGTTGAGCCGTGCCCTGCGCTACTACTACGACAAGAACATCATGACGAAGGTCCACGGCAAACGCTACGCCTACAAGTTTGACTTCCAGGGCATCTCACAGGCACACCAGAATCACGCTGCAGAAGGCGGGATTGTTAAGTACCAGACTGAGATGTCTTACGTGCAGCCCTACCACAGCCACCAGCCCAAAATGAACTTCATGGGTGGCCATCCTGCGCCTATGCCCGTCTCCCCCGGCAACTTCTTCGGCCCTCCGTCGACATACTGGAACTCACCAAACAGCCCCATCTACCCTGGGTCAGCCATGACCAGACATCCTGCCACTCACTCCCACCTGAGCTCGTACTACTGA
- the fli1rs gene encoding fli-1 proto-oncogene, ETS transcription factor-related sequence isoform X3, which translates to MDCTIKEALSVVSEDQPIFEPPYTAAPVMHVKVEMMSPGGYSQTSRQSPEPTEPEWGGSAAQNAGKRGEHVNGTSRESPVDCSVTKRSRHMSSDGAPLPYQASYPEPRVSPQTATPPSSTTEEKRVIVPADPEVWTQDHVRQWLDWAIKEYVLEEVDVVLFQALDGKALCKMTKEDMMRLTSAYNADILLSHLSYLRQSSPTFSYSSNPTNTPPPPPQQQQPPRLQVKAESGFDEISRRNSWPPNTMTAVPKGSSMEHQHSTRVTEPPSRIVQDPYQTLGPISSRLANPGSGQIQLWQFLLELLSDSNNASIITWEGTNGEFKMTDPDEVAKRWGERKSKPNMNYDKLSRALRYYYDKNIMTKVHGKRYAYKFDFQGISQAHQNHAAEGGIVKYQTEMSYVQPYHSHQPKMNFMGGHPAPMPVSPGNFFGPPSTYWNSPNSPIYPGSAMTRHPATHSHLSSYY; encoded by the exons GAAGCGCTGTCTGTGGTGAGTGAGGATCAGCCCATATTCGAGCCGCCCTACACCGCTGCCCCGGTCATGCACGTAAAGGTGGAGATGATGTCGCCTGGCGGGTACAGCCAGACCTCCAGACAGAGTCCAGAGCCCACCGAGCCGGAGTGGGGGGGCTCAGCGGCACAAAACGCCGGAAAGAGAGGCGAACACGTCAACGGGACCAG CCGGGAGTCTCCGGTGGACTGCAGCGTCACCAAGCGCTCTAGACACATGAGCAGCGACGGGGCCCCGCTGCCGTACCAGGCCTCGTACCCGGAGCCTCGGGTCAGCCCCCAGACCGCCACCCCGCCCAGCAGCACCACCGAGGAGAAGAGGGTCATCGTGCCGGCAG ATCCTGAGGTTTGGACGCAGGACCACGTACGGCAGTGGTTGGACTGGGCCATCAAGGAGTATGTCCTGGAGGAGGTGGACGTTGTGCTGTTCCAAGCACTCGACGGCAAGGCCCTGTGCAAGATGACTAAAGAAGACATGATGCGGCTCACGTCGGCCTACAACGCAGACATCCTCCTCTCACACCTCAGTTACCTCCGACAGA GTAGCCCCACGTTCTCGTACTCCTCCAATCCCACAAAcactccacctccaccaccacaaCAGCAGCAACCACCCAGACTGCAGGTCAAAGCAG AGAGCGGTTTTGATGAGATCAGCCGCAGGAACAGCTGGCCGCCAAACACCATGACTGCAGTGCCCAAag GTTCTTCCATGGAGCACCAACACAGCACACGAGTTACAGAACCTCCTTCAAGAATTGTACAAG atCCGTATCAAACATTAGGGCCCATCAGCAGCCGACTGGCCAACCCAG GCTCGGGGCAGATCCAGCTGTGGCAGTTCCTCCTGGAACTGCTGTCTGACAGCAACAATGCCAGCATCATTACCTGGGAGGGCACAAACGGCGAATTCAAGATGACCGATCCAGACGAGGTGGCCAAGCGCTGGGGCGAACGCAAGAGCAAGCCCAACATGAACTACGACAAGTTGAGCCGTGCCCTGCGCTACTACTACGACAAGAACATCATGACGAAGGTCCACGGCAAACGCTACGCCTACAAGTTTGACTTCCAGGGCATCTCACAGGCACACCAGAATCACGCTGCAGAAGGCGGGATTGTTAAGTACCAGACTGAGATGTCTTACGTGCAGCCCTACCACAGCCACCAGCCCAAAATGAACTTCATGGGTGGCCATCCTGCGCCTATGCCCGTCTCCCCCGGCAACTTCTTCGGCCCTCCGTCGACATACTGGAACTCACCAAACAGCCCCATCTACCCTGGGTCAGCCATGACCAGACATCCTGCCACTCACTCCCACCTGAGCTCGTACTACTGA
- the fli1rs gene encoding fli-1 proto-oncogene, ETS transcription factor-related sequence isoform X1, translating to MDCTIKEALSVVSEDQPIFEPPYTAAPVMHVKVEMMSPGGYSQTSRQSPEPTEPEWGGSAAQNAGKRGEHVNGTSRESPVDCSVTKRSRHMSSDGAPLPYQASYPEPRVSPQTATPPSSTTEEKRVIVPADPEVWTQDHVRQWLDWAIKEYVLEEVDVVLFQALDGKALCKMTKEDMMRLTSAYNADILLSHLSYLRQSSPTFSYSSNPTNTPPPPPQQQQPPRLQVKAESGFDEISRRNSWPPNTMTAVPKGSSMEHQHSTRVTEPPSRIVQDPYQTLGPISSRLANPEGQALSSSKNRTGKQSPYKLPDPSAHRPVGSGQIQLWQFLLELLSDSNNASIITWEGTNGEFKMTDPDEVAKRWGERKSKPNMNYDKLSRALRYYYDKNIMTKVHGKRYAYKFDFQGISQAHQNHAAEGGIVKYQTEMSYVQPYHSHQPKMNFMGGHPAPMPVSPGNFFGPPSTYWNSPNSPIYPGSAMTRHPATHSHLSSYY from the exons GAAGCGCTGTCTGTGGTGAGTGAGGATCAGCCCATATTCGAGCCGCCCTACACCGCTGCCCCGGTCATGCACGTAAAGGTGGAGATGATGTCGCCTGGCGGGTACAGCCAGACCTCCAGACAGAGTCCAGAGCCCACCGAGCCGGAGTGGGGGGGCTCAGCGGCACAAAACGCCGGAAAGAGAGGCGAACACGTCAACGGGACCAG CCGGGAGTCTCCGGTGGACTGCAGCGTCACCAAGCGCTCTAGACACATGAGCAGCGACGGGGCCCCGCTGCCGTACCAGGCCTCGTACCCGGAGCCTCGGGTCAGCCCCCAGACCGCCACCCCGCCCAGCAGCACCACCGAGGAGAAGAGGGTCATCGTGCCGGCAG ATCCTGAGGTTTGGACGCAGGACCACGTACGGCAGTGGTTGGACTGGGCCATCAAGGAGTATGTCCTGGAGGAGGTGGACGTTGTGCTGTTCCAAGCACTCGACGGCAAGGCCCTGTGCAAGATGACTAAAGAAGACATGATGCGGCTCACGTCGGCCTACAACGCAGACATCCTCCTCTCACACCTCAGTTACCTCCGACAGA GTAGCCCCACGTTCTCGTACTCCTCCAATCCCACAAAcactccacctccaccaccacaaCAGCAGCAACCACCCAGACTGCAGGTCAAAGCAG AGAGCGGTTTTGATGAGATCAGCCGCAGGAACAGCTGGCCGCCAAACACCATGACTGCAGTGCCCAAag GTTCTTCCATGGAGCACCAACACAGCACACGAGTTACAGAACCTCCTTCAAGAATTGTACAAG atCCGTATCAAACATTAGGGCCCATCAGCAGCCGACTGGCCAACCCAG AAGGCCAAGCCCTCAGCTCATCCAAGAACCGAACGGGCAAACAAAGTCCATACAAGCTCCCTGACCCCAGCGCTCACAGGCCTGTGG GCTCGGGGCAGATCCAGCTGTGGCAGTTCCTCCTGGAACTGCTGTCTGACAGCAACAATGCCAGCATCATTACCTGGGAGGGCACAAACGGCGAATTCAAGATGACCGATCCAGACGAGGTGGCCAAGCGCTGGGGCGAACGCAAGAGCAAGCCCAACATGAACTACGACAAGTTGAGCCGTGCCCTGCGCTACTACTACGACAAGAACATCATGACGAAGGTCCACGGCAAACGCTACGCCTACAAGTTTGACTTCCAGGGCATCTCACAGGCACACCAGAATCACGCTGCAGAAGGCGGGATTGTTAAGTACCAGACTGAGATGTCTTACGTGCAGCCCTACCACAGCCACCAGCCCAAAATGAACTTCATGGGTGGCCATCCTGCGCCTATGCCCGTCTCCCCCGGCAACTTCTTCGGCCCTCCGTCGACATACTGGAACTCACCAAACAGCCCCATCTACCCTGGGTCAGCCATGACCAGACATCCTGCCACTCACTCCCACCTGAGCTCGTACTACTGA
- the zp3d.2 gene encoding LOW QUALITY PROTEIN: zona pellucida sperm-binding protein 3d.2 (The sequence of the model RefSeq protein was modified relative to this genomic sequence to represent the inferred CDS: deleted 3 bases in 2 codons), translating to MIVLLSMVNIRQFIFDFRTLLIFNSYLELPMFVDSRQPLVQKEHFSPVKGTGQESLPGPLREVLLPVRPSATTPSASGVSVETSCERRKMRVQVERSVLGSGDLSGLKLGTCSVTTSTKDHLYFEYDFCMCGTKRTIIDNQVAYTNTLRYDPPMLQGPIRRTVPFAVPVACYFNRYQYSYKIGYTPKVQLRKVFKQMKNGAKFILTPRNAKFERLSPSDQYVLGKPCTLRPRPCPRAHDERLYVHSCYATPKRVPHLHASVPVVTNFGCMVESKDSRSRFIPHKNNIVRFSVDAFLFKGMMGQLYMHCTMSVSSSVPSPTTKSCQLRHETKRWVELFGPDSVCTCCDSNCSSAASTG from the exons atgatagtgctactaagtatggtcaacatacgccaatttatatttgattttaggacattattgatttttaacagtt ACCTCGAACTCCCCATGTTTGTGGACTCCAGGCAGCCGCTGGTGCAGAAAGAGCACTTCTCTCCAGTCAAAGGCACCGGGCAGGAGTCCCTCCCTGGGCCGCTGCGGGAGGTCCTGCTCCCGGTTCGGCCCAGCGCCACCACGCCCAGCGCCTCGGGGGTTTCCGTAGAGACTTCGTGCGAGCGGAGGAAGATGAGGGTGCAGGTGGAGAGGAGCGTTCTGGGCAGCGGGGACCTCTCCGGGCTCAAACTGGGGACGTGCAGCGTCACTACATCCACCAAAGATCACCTTTATTTTGAGTATGACTTTTGCATGTGTGGAACCAAACGCACG ATAATTGATAATCAGGTGGCCTATACAAACACACTGCGATATGACCCACCGATGCTGCAAGGACCAATCAGACGAACTGTGCCTTTCGCCGTGCCTGTTGCGTGTTATTTCAACAG GTACCAATACTCCTACAAAATTGGCTACACACCAAAAGTGCAGTTGCGCAAGGTCTTCAAGCAAATGAAGAACGGAGCAAAGTTCATTCTGACGCCACGAAATG CTAAGTTTGAAAGACTCTCTCCATCAGATCAGTATGTCCTGGGGAAA CCATGTACTTTGAGGCCGAGGCCCTGCCCACGGGCCCACGATGAAAGGCTGTACGTCCACTCATGTTACGCCACTCCCAAGAGGGTCCCACACCTCCACGCCTCAGTTCCAGTTGTGACAAACTTCGG ATGTATGGTGGAAAGCAAGGACAGTCGCTCCAGATTCAtcccacacaaaaacaacattgtgAGGTTCTCTGTGGACGCCTTTCTGTTCAAGGGAATGATGGGACAG ctctACATGCACTGCACCATGTCCGTGAGCAGTTCAGTCCCGTCTCCGACAACCAAGTCCTGCCAACTACGACACGAAACCAAGAG ATGGGTTGAGCTG TTTGGACCGGACTCTGTGTGCACCTGCTGTGACTCCAACTGTAGCTCTGCTGCATCCACTG ggTAG